A part of Candidatus Saccharibacteria bacterium genomic DNA contains:
- the rpmC gene encoding 50S ribosomal protein L29 produces MAEVKKTAKKPAAKKAVEVKSAADMQKLLTEKQKDLMESRRSHASGELVNPRVLSTLRKEIARLHTAIRADERREKESK; encoded by the coding sequence AAAACAGCGAAAAAGCCTGCTGCAAAGAAGGCAGTCGAAGTAAAATCAGCTGCCGACATGCAGAAACTCCTCACCGAAAAGCAGAAAGATTTGATGGAAAGCCGTCGCTCACACGCAAGTGGCGAGCTGGTAAACCCACGAGTGCTCAGCACTCTACGTAAAGAAATTGCGCGCCTTCACACAGCTATCCGAGCCGATGAACGACGCGAAAAGGAGAGTAAATAA
- the rpsQ gene encoding 30S ribosomal protein S17, whose translation MAKTLTGIVTSDVADKTITVTVTSRETHPIYGKQYTVSRKYVAHDEKNTAGKGDKVTIVETRPISKRKAFELQEILERSKGSIQVKNDTEEVLPEAEEDKA comes from the coding sequence ATGGCCAAGACATTGACCGGTATTGTGACCTCAGACGTCGCAGACAAAACCATCACCGTCACCGTTACTAGCCGTGAGACTCATCCTATCTATGGCAAGCAGTACACTGTTAGTCGTAAATATGTTGCTCACGACGAGAAAAATACTGCTGGCAAGGGCGACAAAGTGACGATTGTTGAGACACGTCCGATTAGTAAACGCAAAGCATTTGAACTCCAGGAAATCCTAGAGAGGTCTAAGGGATCAATCCAAGTGAAAAATGACACCGAAGAAGTTCTTCCTGAAGCCGAGGAGGACAAAGCATAA
- the rplN gene encoding 50S ribosomal protein L14 yields the protein MIQQETRLKVCDNSGAKEVLCIKVLGGSRRRYARVGDIITVSVKDASPTGNVKKKAVVKAVVVRTRDQIRRKDGSTICFDDNAVVIINDDKTPKATRVFGPVPRELRDMGYAKIISLAPEVL from the coding sequence ATGATCCAGCAAGAAACCAGGTTAAAAGTCTGCGACAACAGTGGTGCCAAGGAAGTTCTGTGCATCAAAGTTCTCGGTGGCTCTAGGCGGCGCTATGCTCGGGTTGGTGATATCATCACCGTGAGCGTCAAAGACGCTAGTCCTACAGGGAACGTAAAGAAAAAAGCCGTGGTAAAAGCCGTGGTAGTACGAACTCGTGACCAGATTCGCCGTAAAGACGGCAGCACAATCTGTTTTGACGACAATGCCGTTGTGATTATAAATGACGACAAAACGCCAAAAGCTACTCGTGTGTTTGGCCCTGTGCCACGCGAACTGCGCGATATGGGCTATGCCAAAATCATCAGCCTTGCGCCGGAGGTACTCTAA